The Paenibacillus sp. FSL R7-0345 DNA segment TGTCCAATGCAATCACTTACGGAGCAGACGGAGGCGTGCTGGGTTTGAAGCTGTTTTTTAAGGAAGACAAGGTATGCATTGAAGTATGGGATAAAGGCAAGGGCATTGCCGAAGGCCATCAGGATAAAATCTTTGAGCGTCTGTACACCCTGGAGGATTCGCGGAACCGTGATTACCAGGGCAGCGGCCTGGGCCTGACCATTACCAAAAGACTGACCGAGCAGATGAACGGTAGCATCACTTTGACCAGCAAGCCCTACGTTAAGACGGCGTTTACTGTATCCTTCCGCAGGCTGGAGTTTTGAAAGCTATAGGAAACATTTTTTTTGGGAAAAAATACGGGAAAAGTGGCGGAGGGGAATTTTGGAACTGTAGGAGCGTTAGCGACCGCCTTTGTCTGCGGATTTCAACCGCGAACAGCGGTACAATTAAAGAAATCTGCAGACAACAGCGGCCGGAAGTCCAAATATTCTCTGGAGCCACGGCGAAGCCCAAATTTAAGTCTCAGGTTTAATCTATATGCGAGCTTAAGATTTTCGTAAGAAACAGGTAATAAAAAAGAAAATTCCGCCCTGTAATATATAAATCAAGGAAGACAACGAAGCCAAAGGGGATAACGGAAATGACAACGATACTGCGGACATGGAATTTAACCAAGGTCTATCAGGGCAAAGAAGCTGTGAACAACGTGAACATGAATATTAAGCAGGGTGAGATTTACGGTTTTCTGGGACCGAACGGGGCCGGTAAGACAACCGTGATGAAAATGATCACCAATCTGGTGAAGCCTACTGCCGGGGAGATCGAATTTTTTGGCGAAAAGATGACGTCCCGCTCTTACGAGATGCTCAAACGCATGGGCTGCATTATCGAGAATCCGGCGTTTTATGACAAGCTGACCGCCCGGGAGAATCTGGAGCTGCACGGGGAGTACATGGGCTACTATGACCCGAAAGCGCTGAAGCAAGCATTGGAGCTGGTGAACCTTACCGGGACAGACAAGAAGCCGGTCAAGCAGTTTTCGATGGGGATGAAGCAGCGGCTGGGCATTGCCAGAGCAGTGATGACCAAGCCGGAGCTGCTGATTCTGGATGAGCCGATCAACGGGCTGGACCCGCTGGGCATCAAGGAGCTGCGTGAGGTGTTCCGCATGCTGAGCCGTGAATACGGGATGACGCTGCTGATCTCCAGCCATATCCTCGGAGAGGTGGAGCAGATAGCCGATACGATCGGTGTCATCAAGGACGGGGTTCTGCTGGAGGAGGTCACAATGAATGAGATCCGCAGACGGGATACGGACTATATCGAGCTGATTACGGATAACAGCAGCAAAGCGGTATTCACGCTGACTAATAAGCTTGGACTGAGCAACTTTAAAGTGATCGGTACGCGGACCGTCCGGATTTATGACCAAATCTCACAGCTGGAGCTGAGCAAAGCGCTGGCAGCAGCAGATGTGGAGCTGGAGAGCCTGAACCGGAAGCAGCATTCGCTGGAAGATTATTTTGTCGAACTGATGGGGGGTGAAGTCATTGCTTAAGCTGATTAGACTTGAATTGCGCAAGAATAGAATCAGTTTGTTTAAAGGATCTCTGATAGCAGTCTTGGCTATTATCCTGTTCATGCTGCTGGTCGTATTCACAGAAATGGATGATCAGGGTGACTTCGCTACCTATGCCAATGTTTTTGACAGTGTGCATATCTTTGTAAAAGTAGTGTTTATGGTCTTCGGGTCTGTCCTGATCAGCAAGCTGGTTATTGATGAATATAAAAATAACACCATTGACCTGCTATTCATGTACCCGATCCCCCGCAAAAAGCTGATGGCAGCTAAGCTGCTGATTGTCTCCTTGTTTATGCTGGTTACGATTTTTGTATCCAATGTGGTGGTGGGTGCGGCGATGGCCGGCTTCAATCATTACTTTGTTAATGCCATCTCCGGTGAGCTGACGCCCGGGCTGATCGGTGAACAGCTTACGATATCTGCTGCAGATGCATTGTACTCGGCAGGGATCGGACTGATACCGCTGTTCTTCGGAATGCGCAAAAAATCAGTTCCGGTCACGATCGTTTCAGGTGTGCTGATTTCTGGTGTTCTGTCATCCAATTTTGGCAGCTTCCAGCTGGGAAGTCAGGTAGGAGTATCCTTAGTTCTCGGACTTACAGGTGTGGTTGTTGCCTATCTTTCGATCCGCAACATAGAGACGCAGGACGTAGCATAACCAGATATCCGGATTATAAAAAAAGGTGATAAAACCGCTTGGCACCGCTGTTTTTCTGGCGACCGCCAGCGGTTTTTTTGCTATAATAGAGTTTAATTCAGGAATTTCTACATAAATAGAGAATTTCCGCAAATGCGGGATCAGAGTAGCAGGTTCAGAGCAGCGGAGGAGGTGGGTAATGCTTAAAGACTGGGCTGCCATTCTGGGCAGGGTGCTTTCTGAGGAAGGTGCTTTTAAATCGTTATATGATCATCATCCGGACTTGATCATTGTGCTCGACAGACAGGGAAGATACGTGGACAGTAACCGTGCTTTCAGCTCGGTTGCTC contains these protein-coding regions:
- a CDS encoding ABC transporter ATP-binding protein; its protein translation is MTTILRTWNLTKVYQGKEAVNNVNMNIKQGEIYGFLGPNGAGKTTVMKMITNLVKPTAGEIEFFGEKMTSRSYEMLKRMGCIIENPAFYDKLTARENLELHGEYMGYYDPKALKQALELVNLTGTDKKPVKQFSMGMKQRLGIARAVMTKPELLILDEPINGLDPLGIKELREVFRMLSREYGMTLLISSHILGEVEQIADTIGVIKDGVLLEEVTMNEIRRRDTDYIELITDNSSKAVFTLTNKLGLSNFKVIGTRTVRIYDQISQLELSKALAAADVELESLNRKQHSLEDYFVELMGGEVIA
- a CDS encoding ABC transporter permease, with product MKSLLKLIRLELRKNRISLFKGSLIAVLAIILFMLLVVFTEMDDQGDFATYANVFDSVHIFVKVVFMVFGSVLISKLVIDEYKNNTIDLLFMYPIPRKKLMAAKLLIVSLFMLVTIFVSNVVVGAAMAGFNHYFVNAISGELTPGLIGEQLTISAADALYSAGIGLIPLFFGMRKKSVPVTIVSGVLISGVLSSNFGSFQLGSQVGVSLVLGLTGVVVAYLSIRNIETQDVA